TCGAATGATTTGAGGGCAAGATCAAGCGCGGTTTCGTAGTCGGCCTTCGCGTGTAAAACCTTGGCAGAAAGGAACAGGATCCACCCTGAATCGGTGGAGTCAGGATTCGGGGCATTCTCCACCCTGAACTCTTCGAGTTCCTTTGCCGCCTCATCAAGTTTCCGTTCGGAAATCAGAAGTTCGATGCGGTCCAAACTCCCTTGGGCGGTATAGTCAGTTTTGTTTTGGTCTGCACTCATTTTTCAGATGCTGATAGTCTGCTCCATGGCAGAACGATTCCCGGCTCTCCAGCTCTCCCACGCGAAGAATGATGCACTTCGCTCTTCCTGACGTTAAATCCTCCGTCACTGCGCAGATACAACATGCCGTTTCCAAGAACTCTGGCAGGATTGAAATCTGACGGAAGGATGATGATGATGCCACTAGTGCCTCCATCAGTGTCTGTCCCACCATTACCATGGATGACACCATTGGTATCACTAGTGACGACTTCGTCTTCATCCCACGGATGTTCCGCGGCTGGAAGTGAAGATAGCCAGCAAGCAGCCAGGAAGAGGCTCACGAGAAAGAGCCCTATTAGTCTGAACGACTTCATAAAGACCGCCTCCTGCATATTTCGATATGGCTCGCGCCTATTGCTTTTCTGAGGTTCATGGCGAAGATATAACCTCCCTGTATATTAGGTAAGCATCGGCGCAGAATTTGTCAAGTCTTTTCTGACCCGCAATGTGTCTTTTTTCTCCATGTCACCTATCTCGTTAAATCATAACCCAATAGCCTTGCGCAATGTTCCTGATCAGACGCATCTTGAACCGTACCGTTCGTCACATTTTCAAACGCAGACTCTGCGACGAGCGACAGGTACGGCTATCGGCTGGTCCTAAGAATGAGTGGTGAGAAAATAAGAAAAGAGGGTGACCGAAGTAGTCACCCTCTCATATATCCGATGCAGTAAACGAAAGATCTATATTACTTGATTCTCTCTCAGTCTCTGGAAAAGCTTCTCGGCAATTTCCTGCGGGCTTTCCCCCGTAATCATCTCCCCTTCCGGACGTGGAGGCGGATTCTTTGCGTTGTCTACTTTGCTTGCCGATGATGCACCAACCATTGCGGTATCAGCACCTATATCAGCGGCGGTCCAGTGCGGTATTGTTGCTTTCTTTGCCTTCATCTTTCCTTTGAGCGACGGCAATCGCGGCTCATTGATCTCTTTGACCAGCGACAGAACCGACGGCATCGTCAGTTCGCAAGTATCGTAGCCATCTTCCGTTGTGCGATTGACAACGATCTTGTCTGCATCGTAGTTCTCAATCTTCTTCACGAACATCGCCTGAGCAAGGCCGAGGTTCTCTGCGATTGCGGGCGCAACCATCGCATTGTCGGAATCGATAGCCTGCTTGCCGCAGAGCACGAGATTATAATCGCCGACCTTCTCGATAGCTTTTGCGAGAATATATCCGAGGGCTTGCCCGTCGGAACCGGCAAAAGCAGCATCATCCAGACAAATCGCTTCATCGACACCAAGAGCCAGTGCCTCTTTCAGAGCGACCTCGCTCTCCTTACCGCCGACCGACATCGCTGTGATCTTCCCCCCATCCTTCTCCTTAATTCGCAGAGCCTCTTCGAGAGCGTACGTATCGAACGGATTGATGATTCCCGGGCCCTGGGGATAGCTAACGGTTCCGGAGGAATCGTCGACTTTGATCAAGGCAATTTCAGGCACCTGTTTGACGCATACTATGATGTTCACATTTCCTCCTGACCTGTCTGTTTCGGTCGTCGTTTCCGTGCAAGTATTCTCGCTTCCTGTTGGGCTCTTCCCGCGGCAACCTGCTCGGCCTCTTTCTTGGAATGTCCGGACCCTCTTGCAAGCTCCACCCCGAACCCATGCACGACTACTGTGAAAGTCTTGTCATGGTCCGGTCCAGATTCACTTATTACGTCGTACCGCGGCGTCCCGGCAGAGGCACCCTGAGTGATCTCCAGCAATTCTCCCTTGAAATTCCTGATCGCTCTGTTGTTCTGCACTTCCGAGATACGCGATACTACGAATTTTCTTACGAAGTCCTCGGCCGGTCCGATGCCGCCATCAAGATAGATGGCGCCA
The Candidatus Zixiibacteriota bacterium genome window above contains:
- a CDS encoding electron transfer flavoprotein subunit beta/FixA family protein, whose product is MNIIVCVKQVPEIALIKVDDSSGTVSYPQGPGIINPFDTYALEEALRIKEKDGGKITAMSVGGKESEVALKEALALGVDEAICLDDAAFAGSDGQALGYILAKAIEKVGDYNLVLCGKQAIDSDNAMVAPAIAENLGLAQAMFVKKIENYDADKIVVNRTTEDGYDTCELTMPSVLSLVKEINEPRLPSLKGKMKAKKATIPHWTAADIGADTAMVGASSASKVDNAKNPPPRPEGEMITGESPQEIAEKLFQRLRENQVI
- a CDS encoding ribonuclease III, with the protein product GAIYLDGGIGPAEDFVRKFVVSRISEVQNNRAIRNFKGELLEITQGASAGTPRYDVISESGPDHDKTFTVVVHGFGVELARGSGHSKKEAEQVAAGRAQQEARILARKRRPKQTGQEEM